Proteins from a genomic interval of Streptomyces sp. Tu6071:
- a CDS encoding CDP-alcohol phosphatidyltransferase family protein yields MPRPSVAELRPVVHPAGVKDRRSGEHWAGRIYMREISLRIDRYLVNTKVTPNQLTYLMTFFGVLACPALLWPGIPGAVLGAVMAQLYLLLDCVDGEVARWKKQFSLSGVWLDRVGAYLTDAAVLVGFGLRGADLFGTGRIDWLWAFLGTLAALGAILIKSETDLVGVARHQGGLPVVKDAAAEPRSSGMALARRAAAALQFHRLILGIEASLLIIVLAVIDQVRGDLFFTRLGIAVLAAIALVQTLLHLVSILASSRLK; encoded by the coding sequence ATGCCAAGGCCATCGGTAGCTGAACTCCGCCCCGTCGTCCACCCCGCCGGGGTCAAGGACCGACGCAGCGGCGAGCACTGGGCCGGCCGGATCTACATGCGCGAGATCTCGCTGCGCATAGACCGGTACCTGGTGAACACCAAGGTCACGCCCAATCAGCTGACCTACCTGATGACGTTCTTCGGTGTCCTCGCCTGCCCGGCGCTGCTGTGGCCGGGCATCCCGGGGGCCGTGCTCGGGGCCGTCATGGCCCAGCTCTACCTGCTCCTCGACTGCGTGGACGGCGAGGTCGCCCGCTGGAAGAAGCAGTTCTCGCTCAGCGGGGTCTGGCTCGACCGCGTCGGCGCCTACCTCACGGACGCCGCCGTCCTCGTCGGCTTCGGGCTGCGCGGCGCCGACCTCTTCGGCACCGGCCGCATCGACTGGCTGTGGGCCTTCCTCGGCACGCTCGCCGCGCTCGGCGCGATCCTCATCAAGTCGGAGACGGACCTCGTCGGCGTCGCCCGCCACCAGGGCGGACTGCCCGTCGTCAAGGACGCCGCGGCCGAGCCGCGCTCCTCCGGGATGGCGCTCGCCCGCCGGGCCGCCGCCGCCCTCCAGTTCCACCGGCTGATCCTCGGCATCGAGGCCTCGCTGCTCATCATCGTGCTCGCGGTGATCGACCAGGTCCGCGGCGACCTCTTCTTCACCCGTCTCGGGATCGCCGTTCTCGCCGCCATCG
- a CDS encoding iron-containing alcohol dehydrogenase family protein, which translates to MPVLTRLIPSPLAVDIRPGALDDLATVLCDQRISASGKLAIAISGGSGARLRERLAPALPGASWYEVGGGTLDDAIRLADAMKSGHYDAVVGLGGGKIIDCAKYAAARIGLPLVAVATNLSHDGLCSPVATLDNDAGRGSYGVPNPIAVVIDLDVIREAPARYVRSGIGDVISNISAVADWELSHRVTGESIDGLAAAMARQAGEAILRHPGDVSQDDFLQTLAEGLVMTGISMSVAGDSRPASGACHEINHAFDLLFPKRAASHGEQCGMGAVFAMHLRGAGEQAGYMAEVLRRHQQPVLPGDIGFSVDEFVQAVEFAPQTRPGRYTILEHLNLSTDQIKDAYADYAKAIGS; encoded by the coding sequence GTGCCGGTACTGACGCGGCTCATTCCCTCGCCGCTCGCCGTCGACATCCGCCCCGGCGCCCTGGACGATCTCGCGACCGTCCTGTGCGACCAGCGGATCTCGGCGTCGGGCAAGCTCGCCATCGCGATCAGCGGCGGTTCCGGGGCCCGGCTGCGCGAGCGGCTGGCCCCGGCCCTGCCGGGCGCGAGCTGGTACGAGGTGGGCGGCGGCACCCTCGACGACGCGATCCGGCTCGCCGACGCGATGAAGTCGGGGCACTACGACGCGGTCGTGGGCCTCGGCGGCGGCAAGATCATCGACTGCGCCAAGTACGCCGCCGCGCGTATCGGGCTGCCGCTCGTCGCCGTCGCCACGAACCTCTCGCACGACGGGCTCTGCTCCCCGGTGGCGACCCTCGACAACGACGCGGGCCGCGGCTCCTACGGGGTGCCCAACCCGATCGCCGTCGTGATCGACCTCGACGTCATCCGCGAGGCCCCGGCCCGCTACGTGCGCTCCGGCATCGGCGACGTGATCTCCAACATCTCCGCGGTCGCCGACTGGGAGCTGTCCCACCGCGTCACCGGCGAGTCGATCGACGGCCTCGCCGCGGCGATGGCGCGGCAGGCCGGCGAGGCGATCCTGCGCCACCCCGGCGACGTCAGCCAGGACGACTTCCTCCAGACGCTCGCCGAGGGCCTCGTCATGACCGGCATCTCGATGTCGGTCGCCGGGGACTCGCGCCCCGCCTCCGGCGCCTGCCACGAGATCAACCACGCCTTCGACCTGCTCTTCCCCAAGCGCGCGGCGAGCCACGGCGAGCAGTGCGGGATGGGCGCGGTCTTCGCGATGCACCTGCGCGGCGCGGGCGAGCAGGCCGGCTACATGGCCGAGGTGCTGCGCCGCCACCAGCAGCCCGTACTGCCCGGCGACATCGGCTTCTCGGTGGACGAGTTCGTCCAGGCCGTCGAGTTCGCCCCGCAGACCCGACCGGGCCGCTACACGATCCTCGAACACCTCAACCTGTCGACAGACCAGATCAAGGACGCGTACGCCGACTATGCCAAGGCCATCGGTAGCTGA
- a CDS encoding sugar phosphate nucleotidyltransferase has protein sequence MIGLVLAAGAGRRLRPYTDTLPKALVPVGPEGQEESLTVLDLTLGNFAEIGLTEVAVIVGYRKEAVYARREALEAKYGLKITLIDNDKAEEWNNAYSLWCGRDAIKHSVILANGDTVHPVSVEKTLLAARGEGKKIILALDTVKKLADEEMKVVVEPGKGVRRITKLMDPAEATGEYIGVTLIEGDAAEQLADALKTTYERDPQLYYEDGYQELVNRGFTIDVAPIGEVSWVEIDNHEDLAKGREIACRY, from the coding sequence ATGATCGGCCTCGTGCTCGCGGCCGGCGCCGGAAGGCGTCTGCGCCCGTACACCGACACCCTGCCCAAGGCGCTGGTGCCGGTCGGGCCCGAAGGCCAGGAGGAGAGCCTCACGGTCCTCGACCTGACCCTCGGCAACTTCGCCGAGATCGGCCTCACCGAGGTCGCGGTCATCGTCGGCTACCGCAAGGAGGCCGTCTACGCCCGCCGCGAGGCCTTGGAGGCCAAGTACGGGCTGAAGATCACGCTGATCGACAACGACAAGGCCGAGGAGTGGAACAACGCCTACTCCCTGTGGTGCGGCCGTGACGCGATCAAGCACTCGGTGATCCTCGCCAACGGCGACACCGTCCACCCCGTCTCCGTCGAGAAGACGCTGCTCGCCGCGCGCGGCGAGGGCAAGAAGATCATCCTCGCCCTCGACACGGTGAAGAAGCTCGCCGACGAGGAGATGAAGGTCGTCGTGGAGCCCGGCAAGGGCGTCCGCAGGATCACCAAGCTCATGGACCCGGCCGAGGCGACCGGCGAGTACATCGGCGTGACCCTCATCGAGGGCGACGCCGCCGAGCAGCTCGCCGACGCGCTGAAGACCACGTACGAGCGCGACCCGCAGCTCTACTACGAGGACGGCTACCAGGAGCTCGTCAACCGCGGCTTCACCATCGATGTCGCCCCCATCGGCGAGGTCAGCTGGGTCGAGATCGACAACCACGAGGACCTGGCCAAGGGGCGGGAGATCGCGTGCCGGTACTGA
- a CDS encoding DUF5941 domain-containing protein, which translates to MSTAILTGPPVPGSPLEGELRALGFGVRVVTEPSQTPSALASVPAGERVALVDSRFVGHTHSLRLALTDPRFPAAAVPGAVTAQPEARPALAHALDTAVRGAAPAVPGAPLAPAAHPLRQPMPAEGGAPGTEVLPQTDTGDPLPDRLAGLLDADGTAVHRPDLGSLVAAVPASPQQRNEARQSVEAVDEEAVRLRSAVKARDGFFTTHFISPYSRYIARWCARRGLTPNQVTTASLLTALIAAACAATGTRPGYVAAGVLLLASFVLDCTDGQLARYSLQYSTLGAWLDATFDRAKEYAYYAGLALGAARGGDDVWALALGAMVLQTCRHVIDFSFNEANHDAAANTSPTAALSGKLDSVGWTVWLRRMIVLPIGERWAMIAVLTACTTPRVTFVVLLIGCGLAACYTTAGRLLRSVTRRATRTDRAAQALADLADSGPLARGLARALRPLGRALPRVAVPLLALLGAAAVTASAAFTSYGSAWPVLGAAVYTLFSALAVSRPLKGALDWLVPPFLRAAEYGTILLLAARSDTHGALPAAFGLVAAVAYHHYDTVYRIRGGTGAPPRWLTQAIAGHEGRTLLVALLAAVLGGSGFATALTALAVLVALVVLFESIRFWVSAGAPAVHDEGEPA; encoded by the coding sequence CTGTCGACCGCCATCCTCACCGGTCCGCCGGTGCCCGGCTCACCCCTGGAGGGTGAGCTGCGGGCGCTCGGCTTCGGGGTGCGGGTCGTCACCGAACCGTCGCAGACCCCGAGCGCCCTCGCGAGTGTCCCCGCCGGGGAACGCGTCGCGCTCGTCGACTCCCGGTTCGTGGGCCACACGCATTCCCTGCGGCTCGCACTCACCGACCCCCGGTTCCCCGCCGCCGCCGTCCCCGGCGCCGTCACCGCGCAACCCGAGGCCCGCCCCGCCCTCGCCCACGCGCTCGACACCGCCGTACGCGGAGCGGCCCCGGCCGTCCCCGGCGCCCCCCTCGCGCCCGCCGCGCACCCCCTGCGCCAGCCGATGCCCGCCGAGGGCGGAGCCCCCGGCACCGAGGTACTCCCCCAGACCGACACCGGCGACCCGCTGCCCGACCGGCTCGCCGGACTCCTCGACGCGGACGGCACCGCCGTGCACCGCCCCGACCTCGGCTCGCTCGTCGCCGCCGTACCCGCGAGCCCGCAGCAGCGCAACGAGGCACGGCAGTCCGTCGAGGCCGTCGATGAGGAGGCGGTCCGGCTCCGCTCGGCCGTCAAGGCCCGCGACGGCTTCTTCACCACGCACTTCATCAGCCCGTACTCGCGCTACATCGCCCGCTGGTGCGCGCGCCGCGGCCTCACCCCGAACCAGGTCACGACCGCCTCGCTGCTCACCGCGCTCATCGCCGCCGCCTGCGCGGCCACGGGCACGCGGCCCGGGTACGTCGCGGCCGGCGTGCTGCTCCTCGCCTCGTTCGTCCTGGACTGCACCGACGGCCAGCTCGCCCGCTACTCGCTCCAGTACTCGACGCTCGGCGCCTGGCTCGACGCGACCTTCGACCGCGCCAAGGAGTACGCGTACTACGCGGGCCTCGCCCTCGGCGCGGCGCGCGGCGGGGACGACGTCTGGGCGCTCGCGCTCGGCGCGATGGTCCTCCAGACCTGCCGCCACGTCATCGACTTCTCCTTCAACGAGGCCAATCACGACGCCGCGGCCAACACGAGCCCGACCGCCGCGCTCTCCGGCAAGCTCGACTCGGTCGGCTGGACCGTGTGGCTGCGCCGCATGATCGTGCTGCCCATCGGCGAGCGCTGGGCGATGATCGCCGTGCTCACCGCGTGCACCACGCCGCGCGTCACCTTCGTCGTGCTCCTCATCGGCTGCGGCCTCGCCGCCTGCTACACGACCGCGGGCCGCCTGCTGCGCTCGGTGACCCGCAGGGCCACCCGCACCGACCGCGCCGCCCAGGCCCTCGCCGACCTCGCCGACTCCGGCCCGCTCGCCCGCGGCCTCGCCCGCGCGCTGCGCCCGCTCGGCCGCGCCCTGCCGCGCGTCGCCGTGCCGCTGCTCGCCCTGCTCGGCGCCGCCGCCGTCACCGCGAGCGCCGCCTTCACGTCGTACGGCTCCGCCTGGCCCGTCCTCGGCGCCGCGGTCTACACGCTCTTCTCCGCGCTCGCCGTCTCGCGCCCGCTCAAGGGCGCCCTGGACTGGCTCGTACCGCCCTTCCTGCGCGCCGCCGAGTACGGCACGATCCTGCTGCTCGCGGCGCGCAGTGACACGCACGGCGCGCTTCCCGCGGCCTTCGGGCTCGTCGCGGCGGTCGCCTACCATCACTACGACACGGTGTACCGCATCCGCGGTGGCACCGGCGCTCCGCCCCGCTGGCTCACCCAGGCCATCGCCGGACACGAGGGCAGGACCCTGCTGGTCGCCCTCCTCGCGGCGGTCCTCGGCGGGAGCGGTTTCGCCACCGCGCTCACGGCCCTGGCCGTGCTCGTGGCCCTCGTGGTGCTCTTCGAGAGCATCCGCTTCTGGGTGTCCGCAGGGGCACCCGCCGTACACGACGAAGGAGAACCCGCATGA